A portion of the Candidatus Protochlamydia phocaeensis genome contains these proteins:
- a CDS encoding helix-turn-helix transcriptional regulator encodes MNVKTLDLFLQTIDKQLPEIVSDADLICILPRIFKSQSALSRMRTAKQAPPHFHISKTCVRYLKGDVLNWLRTHYQYQDLPEESNIPHLNNINGRLDYLESKIEEICKWKALVDVSLVDFSNRLES; translated from the coding sequence ATGAATGTAAAAACATTAGACCTTTTCTTACAAACTATTGATAAACAATTACCTGAGATTGTTTCCGACGCAGATTTGATATGTATCCTTCCTAGAATATTTAAAAGCCAAAGTGCGCTTTCTCGTATGCGGACAGCCAAACAAGCGCCTCCGCATTTTCATATTTCAAAAACATGTGTTCGCTATTTAAAAGGAGATGTTCTTAATTGGCTTAGAACACATTATCAATACCAAGACCTTCCAGAAGAATCTAATATTCCACATCTAAATAATATAAATGGGCGTCTAGATTATCTAGAGAGCAAAATAGAGGAGATCTGCAAGTGGAAAGCGCTTGTGGACGTATCTTTAGTGGATTTTAGTAATAGATTGGAATCGTAA
- a CDS encoding ParA family protein codes for MIIACIQSKGGVGKTTSAVNLSHALSMQNQKVLLIDLDSQGSASLSLGVGRQELTPSIAEVLIDDLPIEEVIRDTNIPNLHLVTGSMALANFDINLANHEKRTERIKDGIKSIIPKFDTIILDCPPTMSLLPVNALVACDHYLVPVMPHYLALEGLVNLLDSIERVKAGIGAKGELLGILLTMVDQRAKVTTEISDIIRKQFQNAVFKTEIKTNIKLAEAPSFGKTIFQYDWSSTGAEAYQALAKEIIQRTKGKGNNGQEKQKSEQATSNTKPKRSVKTRKKSG; via the coding sequence ATGATTATTGCCTGTATTCAAAGCAAAGGTGGCGTTGGGAAAACAACATCCGCAGTCAATCTAAGCCACGCACTTAGTATGCAGAATCAAAAGGTTTTGCTTATCGACCTAGATAGCCAAGGCTCGGCTTCTTTATCTCTTGGTGTGGGAAGGCAAGAACTGACGCCTTCAATTGCTGAGGTATTAATTGACGACTTACCAATAGAGGAAGTCATTAGAGACACAAATATACCTAATTTGCATCTAGTCACTGGTTCTATGGCTCTCGCTAATTTTGACATAAATCTAGCTAACCATGAAAAAAGGACGGAAAGAATTAAGGATGGAATTAAATCCATAATTCCTAAATTCGACACAATTATTCTAGATTGTCCTCCTACTATGTCTTTACTACCTGTCAATGCTTTAGTGGCTTGCGATCACTACCTTGTGCCCGTTATGCCTCATTATCTTGCACTAGAGGGCTTAGTTAATCTGTTAGATTCTATTGAGCGGGTAAAAGCAGGGATAGGAGCAAAAGGCGAGCTGCTAGGCATTCTATTAACTATGGTTGATCAAAGAGCTAAAGTCACCACCGAAATATCAGACATCATAAGAAAACAATTTCAAAATGCTGTGTTTAAGACAGAGATTAAAACAAATATCAAGCTGGCAGAAGCGCCCTCTTTTGGCAAAACAATCTTTCAATATGACTGGAGCTCTACTGGCGCAGAAGCTTATCAAGCATTAGCAAAAGAAATCATTCAAAGAACAAAAGGTAAAGGCAATAATGGGCAAGAAAAACAAAAAAGCGAACAAGCCACATCAAACACAAAGCCAAAGCGCTCCGTCAAGACTAGGAAAAAAAGTGGATGA